In Arachis hypogaea cultivar Tifrunner chromosome 17, arahy.Tifrunner.gnm2.J5K5, whole genome shotgun sequence, a single window of DNA contains:
- the LOC112763725 gene encoding pentatricopeptide repeat-containing protein At1g08070, chloroplastic-like, which yields MYGKCSDVSSARSVFNHSTKNKDLMMYSAMILAYAKANYINEAFDIFAQMTGCGIKPNEITMVCLLSLCAKSGSLKMGKWIHSYLDKQGTKADMILKTSLVDMYSKCGDIDTAYGLFIKANDRDISMWNAMISGFAMHGHGNSALELFAEMEALGVIPNDITFIAVLHACSHAGLVQEGKRLFCIMVNEFSLVPKIEYYGCMVDLLGRAGSLEEAQELIKDMLMRPNSAVLRSFLAACKIHKNVNLVEWAAKQFLSLESKKCGYNVLMSNIYAASNRWENIADIRRAMKDAGIHKEPGFSSIEVHRMIHEFVTGDRKHPETPKIYEMIAEMREKLEHAGYTSNVSVVLKNIDMEEKESAVNYHSEKLAMAYGLISTGPGIQLRILKNLLTLTVDSKIFHITEMHDKIITINTKSLEIEYVNSSMKLNNNKQNSVVIVFSKRDK from the coding sequence ATGTATGGCAAATGCAGCGATGTAAGTAGCGCAAGAtctgttttcaatcatagcaccaaGAACAAAGATTTAATGATGTATAGTGCCATGATTTTGGCTTATGCAAAAGCTAATTATATAAATGAGGCATTTGATATATTTGCTCAGATGACTGGATGTGGAATTAAACCAAATGAGATAACCATGGTGTGCCTCCTTTCGCTATGTGCAAAATCTGGATCACTTAAAATGGGTAAGTGGATACATTCTTACTTAGACAAACAAGGAACCAAAGCAGATATGATTCTGAAAACTTCTTTGGTGGACATGTATTCTAAGTGTGGAGACATAGATACAGCTTATGGACTATTCATCAAGGCCAACGACCGAGATATTTCTATGTGGAATGCCATGATATCTGGTTTTGCAATGCATGGTCATGGTAATTCAGCATTGGAACTCTTTGCTGAAATGGAAGCACTAGGAGTTATCCCTAATGACATAACATTCATTGCAGTTCTTCATGCTTGTAGCCATGCCGGATTGGTTCAAGAAGGGAAGAGGCTGTTTTGCATAATGGTTAATGAATTCAGTTTGGTCCCAAAGATTGAATACTATGGATGTATGGTAGACCTTCTCGGTCGAGCAGGATCACtcgaagaagctcaagaactaattaagGACATGCTTATGAGGCCAAACTCGGCCGTATTGAGATCTTTTCTTGCTGCTTGCAAAATTCACAAAAATGTGAACCTTGTTGAATGGGCTGCAAAACAGTTTCTATCATTAGAATCCAAAAAATGTGGATATAATGTCCTAATGTCAAACATCTATGCTGCATCAAACAGATGGGAAAATATTGCTGATATAAGAAGAGCTATGAAGGATGCAGGGATTCATAAAGAACCAGGTTTTAGCTCCATTGAAGTGCATAGAATGATTCATGAATTTGTAACGGGAGATAGAAAACACCCAGAAACACCAAAGATTTATGAAATGATTGCTGAGATGAGAGAAAAGCTAGAACATGCTGGATACACTTCAAATGTATCTGTTGTTCTGAAGAACATAGATATGGAGGAAAAAGAGAGTGCAGTAAATTATCACAGTGAAAAACTTGCAATGGCTTATGGTTTGATTAGCACAGGTCCTGGAATTCAGCTTCGGATTTTGAAGAATCTCCTAACTTTAACTGTAGATAGCAAAATATTTCATATAACAGAGATGCATGATAAGATCATAACGATAAACACGAAAAGTCTGGAGATAGAATATGTAAATTCTTCTATGAAACTTAACAACAACAAACAAAATAGTGTTGTGATAGTATTTTCTAAAAGAGACAAGTAA